aaaggcactatataatagatagatagatagatggtatagtaggcaagattaaaaatttagATACAGTACATtgacaagaaagatgttttattatagatagatagatatgaaaggcactatataagagatagatagatagatggtatagtaggcaagattaacaATTTAGATACATtgacaagaaagatgttttagataaattgacaagaaagatgttttattatagatagatagatagatagatgcaaaatgcactatataatagatggtatagtaggcaaaataaaaaattaagatacattaaCAAGAAAGGCATTTTATTAAAGGTGGATAGATAGAGTGAATCTTACTAATCCCTGGTGTAAAATTCAAAGGTCCCATAGGTTTGCACCCATCTTTCATTTCAGCTGTTTTCTCAAATGGAGACAAATTTACAGAACTTGCCCTTTTTTAGTGTTGGAGATCCTCCAGACTTACTTACTATGTAGATTTTCTGTCTTTATGAAGTTGGGCCCCTAGATAGTCTCTGCCATTCACTGTGTAGAGGAGGCCATCTTCGGTGACTGGACCCTCTAGTGGTAACCAGGCATGCTGCTTGGACATTGGCCTCCTGAAAATGCTGTTGTACAGCTGGGTTGCATGGAGTTGGGAAGAAGAAGGTCAGAGTCTTACAGATGAAGAGTCCTTATGTGGCCCTCTCTCTGTCTTCATCACCAGGGCTCACAGTACCAGGGGTTGGCATCTCAACAGCTGTTTTTTCTACCTGTTGCTACCCTTTGGTATTTAGCAGTGTATTCTGGTGTGGGGTTTATGCTTTGTGTTGgcctggcatcccagccagggttggttcctgtttcAAGCCCTTCACTTATCTGATAGGCTGTAACTTCTTGGGAACGTTCTGGAAAGAGTGTGTTCAGTAAATGGGTGGATGGGTAGATGGCTATTAAGTTTGAGTTTATTGTCCTGTGTATTCAGTACAAAGAAATGCTTACATGTCTTCCCTTCCCCCCAGAACTGTGACAGTAATACAAtagtaataaaagacaaaaacaacaatgaataCAGCAACAGTTTGAGAATGTAAATAAATAGTTTGATGGTTCGAGGAAGCTGTGGTGGTTCCCATTTCCATTATATGtattgttttgtgatttaaacaaaatgtaaatcatccattcatccatccacccattaccTGACCCACTTCATCAACTTTAGGCTCACATTGGGTGGATCTTGTTGTAAATGACCCAGGGGTTGGACGGGCATCCCGACCAGAAAAGGGGAAGGTTCTTTACTCAGACAGGAGGCTCTGAGCAGGCAgatgggcatcccaaccagaagagaggaaggagccagacctggaagtgatggcTGGAGTGGATGGACTGATGCTAGATGTCTGTAAGGTGCTATAGAAAATATCATGAAGAACATTGTGAATAAACTCTTGAAAATGCATCgttctacagttgtgcttgaaagtttgtgaaccctttagaattttctagatttctgcataaatatgacctaaaacatcatcagattttcactcaagtcctaaaagtagataaagagaaataagttaaacaaatgagataaaaatattatacttggtcatttatttattgaggaaaatgatcgaatattatgcatttgtgagtgacaaagtatgtgaacctctaggatgatcagttagtttgaaggtgaaattcgagtccggtgttttcaatcaatgggatgccaattaggtgtgagtgggcaccctgtgttatttaaagaacaggatctatcaaagtctgctcttcacaacacatgtttgtggaagtgtatcatgacacgaacaaaggagatgtctgaggacctcacaaaaagagttgttgatgctcatcaggctggagaaggttacaaaaccatctctaaagagtttggactccaccaatccacagtcagacagcttgtgtacaaatggaggaaattcaagagcattgttaccctccccaggagtggtcgaccaacaaagatcactccaagggcaagacacacgtgtaatagtcggcgaggtcacaaaggaccccagggtaacttctaagcaactgaaggcctctctcacattagctaatgttcatgttcatgagtccaccatcaggagaacactgaacaacaatggtgtgcatggcagggttgcaaggagaaagccactgctctccagaaaaaacattgctgctcgtctgcagtttgctaaagatcacgtggacaaaccagaaggctattggaagaatgttttgtggacggatgagaccaaaatagaactttttggtttaaatgaaaacgttatgtttggagaaaggaaaacactgcattccagcataagaacctcatcccatctgtgaaacatggtggtggtagtatcatggtttgggtctgtttggctgcatctgggccaggatggcttgccttcattgatggaacaatgaattctgaattatatcagagaattctaaaggaaaatgtcaggatatctgtccatgaactgaatcttaagagaaggtgggtcaagcagcaagacaacgaccctaagcacacaagtcgttctaccaaagaatggttaaagaagaagaaagtgaatgttttggaatggccaagtcaaagtcctgacattaatccaatcgaaatgttgtggaaggacctgaagcgagcagttcatgtgaggaatcccaccaacatcccagagttgaagctgttctccaagccggtgtgcaggaatgagcaaaagttaccggaaacgtttagttgcagttattggggggtcacaccagatactgaaagcaaaggttcacatactttgtcactcacaaatacgtaatattcggtcattttccttaataaataaatgaccaagtataatatttttgtctcatttgtttaactggtttctctttatgtacttttaggacttgagtgacaatctgatgatgtttgaggtcatatttatgtagaaatatagaaacttcgaaagggttcccaaactttcaagcacaacggTACATTCTGTACAATCGTTTATCTCGTCTTCACTTAACACTCTAAACAGTCACTGCTATCCAAACAGCAGAGTGGTGGCCAACAGCGTTTGGGCTTCTGGTGCTGATGCCAGGAAGAATTGTCTAGCAGGTATGTGAGACCTGGTCCACAGTGTAGACCACCCATCTTATCTCTTCAGGGTTCTTCTGCATGTCCGGTCCAACTTTAAAATGTCTCCCTTTACGTGACGTGATATTACAATAGAGCCGCCAGTCCCCATCCCTTGTGACGTTAGGTGAATGTTCTCCCTAACTGCCAATACACCAGAGTCCTCGTTTTCCTCTCTTGATTTATCCTCAAAGCTCATCACATTCTGGATTTGTGTTTCTGTTTGGTTGGTCCGATGTTGACAGTCTGATGAGAACTGATGGCGAAgggcactactgtatataaattagaCAGAAGTCGAGTTAGGCCTCAGAGAAGCCCTTGTTTTAATGCCGGTCTCCTTGCGACTAGTTTCACAAGAACTTTAATAGTAAAGAAGAAGAACTTTAATGCCTCTAATTGTTCCACACCAGTGCTAGCGGTCCATCCCGTCTCGCTCTGGAATCCCATTCCAGGAGTTTTCACGGACTTACGGTCCCACCTCATTTTGATTTTCCTAGCCTCACGTCACCCTCAACGTTTCAACACAGTAGTTCTTTCTCGGCCGcgttctccttttctctttcaaGCTCGCAGTCCTCACATTCCACCGCTGGCACTCTGGGTACCTCCGTAAATACAATGGGCCGCTCCCCCTGCGGGGCCCACGTGCGAGGTGCTTGCTTGACATCGAGGGGAGGGTGCCGCACCGCCGCAGCTTTGCCATTGTCACTCCGCGTGTCCTTGTGCTGCAGCAGAGCAGTGACCGAGTATATGGACTGTGACACGGCGCCCAGCGCCACGGTGCCAGCTTCCACGTCCGCCAACACGATGTCATCATAAGAAGGGACGTGGCTGCTCCTGCCTTCCTCAATACGCAGCCTCTGCCTGTGCGTGAGCTCCAGAGCCGTCTTGGTGTAGGAGTTCAGGGTGAGGACTGCGGCGGCCATGCAGCAGCTGAATGACAGCCAGGCCAATCTGCAATGCAGGGAAAGAGAAGGACATTAAGGCGAGGAAGGACGAAGGGGAAGTCAGTTTTACACAAACTGTGCAGTCTGGTATTTCAAACGTCGCAGTAGAATTTAAACGTCAAAGTCAAAAAGGACAAGAGGCcctgcatagaattcacactaaaacgtgGCATGCGGACAAAACTATgcataaaaaaattcagatgcgtaaaactgtgtgtaagcaaaATTCTGCATCctaatcaatgtgaattttaacgcaCGTTCACGTgtctacagccccaccctgactcctcccagaattacacctatttgaatatgcaaatcagtgtacagcattttattaaaagacaatggaaagaagcaaaaaagaagaagaaattgcaGCGAATGAGAAATGGAGGTCCTGTTCAGTGAATTGGAGgccgtttgcatgttctccccgtgtctgcgtgggtttcctcccacagtccaaagacatgcaggttaggtgcattggagatcctaaatgtagtgtgtgcgtgtgtgtgccctgcagtataTTGGCACCCCTcccggggtttgttacctgccttgcgccctgtgctgtctgggattggctccagcagacccccgtgatcctgtagttgggatatagtggtttggataatggatggaaaataaagGGTActgtttggtggcttaagcagtggtataagcgacaaaaggaaactgatggagtggcacagcatggcggagacactcgaaagttcaagttcagaaagtcgcacagtgcccaaaataaaaaaagatgtggtcagatatcaaaggcaatatgaaaatatgagtcgcagcccaccgtctgagtgtcagcACCACTGGAGGAGATAGCAGACTTCTGGAGCTCACCCCGTTTGGGCAGCGAGCTGCTGCAGTTATTGGTGAGACACTTATAGCCAGCGGGGTGgagtggcggctctgaggctagcgatctgcactggcaatcagaaggttgccggttcaaatcctataAACGCCCAGACGAGACtctaaggcccttaacctgcgattgccccatcctgggtatgacgttaccctgcatccagtcctgcaagcaggtcctccaatctaatgggaaaacttggggattggtggcaggattggttcTCCATCCAccgtaaaaaaacctcacagtgttccagtgtggtgctgaggtgacaCCCGCTGTGCTTGGCTGCCAACCCAGGTTGTCCGTCGTGTGGTGTGTGCTATTGGCGCATGCTCCCAATTTATAGCCAGCATTTTACCAGCGCCCGAACCGGAGAGTGGAGGTCATTATAACGTCACTCTggttcagtcagtgggttgggGAGCAGGGTGTgaagtaattgtaattgtaattgagCAATTGTGTTCTATggttacatcatacagataaTTGACGGATTTGACCCAAGGTGTAATATTAAATGCCTTACCTTACCCGTGAAGCCAGCCATAACACACAACAGCATttctcagaatgaatgaatcaCGTGTGGAGCCAGGCCATCGCGCCACAACGTTAATGAGACGCATTTCCACACCCcagataatttgcacattaatagagtggaaatgctttctgtttagatgagcaaattcattctctgaaggcgcctttatagcaatgtgcgtgcagttgaccgctccgattacatttggaaaaccagacgtTGCTGCGaattgcgctttgatgtttgcccATTCAACCACAGTGTGAGGAAATCTTATCTGTCTgcatgacaagcggataataccatcctatacagctggcatggcgcgaCTCgctgatgtttgtgaaatacccgatcgtcagcaagttcactttgaaaagctcctgtggctaaaaacctgagagtggacagaacttgtaaAAGGGGCAAACAGAGCACAATTAATCAGAGTCTGCCTTTGCAAAGCCAGCGCCAAGAGGAGAGCTCTTAgaaatcgaaatcgacttagaagccagtcatcatcatgggacagGAAATTCGTATGATCGCTCAATACGTGTTGTGGCCTACAGGGGGTGCACCTCCTGCCCAAACCCATCACAGATAGACACCAGGCCCAAGTTTTgcatgacaaacacaatgcagtTTCTTCTTAcacgcattacaaaatacattccaatggatggtactctgcaaatgttaacactgaggtcaacGTCGATTACTTagccatcttagatgggtagcacagctagaaaatacataaaaacgcAATGATGTGTGAGCATAAACAATGAAATGTTTCATTAAATagaaagacagaaaataaaaactctgtttctttcttttatattatgcTTTTAATTTTGATCAATATTACAAAGAGATGCAGTATTATTAGTTTATTCCTTTCTTcccattatatagcacctttccttaTAAGCATTGTGACGTGTATAAAACTGTTTTTCTATTGGAACATTAATagcaccatttttattttttacattgaatTATAGGGTGCCTTTCACTATAAACAACACTTTAAAGATAAcacttttatgtttaatttttttgtatttttgcactATATGGTGTTTTACGCACTCAAAGGTTATCTAACACTATTTTTTCTATTCATCCTTTCATTTTGATCAGTGCTTTATTATCTAGCATTATTCACAATTCTTACTTTCACTTTCCAATAAATGATTTTATTCATATTCacacagttctttctttctttttttctttctttctatgccttaaagaaaaaaactgtcgTTTTCATCCGCCAATTGAGATGGTGGGCTCTAGCGAGTTCtctgttttgattggtgaattatCAGCAGCGGGCACTGCACAGAGGCCTGTGGGCCACTGCCAGGCGTTATGCTAGGCACGCCAACAATATTTTATGACGGTgaccgggaaaaaaaaaagacatattcaAAAGCTGAAACAGAAGTCAAAACTGGGAGGTCAATCAACACCACAGCCAAAGCCAAAACAAGAGACAGAAATTATAGtccaaaaatcaagaaaatacaaataaagaaagtTATGAAATGTTTGAAAAGGATTGTCCACAAATTTGAATGAGGAATTGCTCTGACAGACGACCTTTTAACCTGTCATGTCATTACCGGGAGGTCACGACCTCTGAAGACACACCCTTAACAACATGGCTTACTGCTCTGACGGTGAGAGAGCCAAAATGGCGGCGCCCATAAATAACCAAACTGACAGAGGGAGTGGCCCAAAAACGTATAACGACAACTACAGCGAGCTTAATTTCAACACACTGACTGTAGAATCAGATTCCTGGGCTAGAAACTCCTTGAGGGAACAAGACCTTGACAGTCTCGTGTTGTATATCAGCTGACTTCATGTTTAGCTTCGCTTGCCAactcccgtgtttggttttccggttACACACTTGtacgattttttttttgctttgaattgttgctatttcattagtttcacttttatttcagaatttctgcaaatacaatatttggaatctttcgtgtcccaatgtgctgaatcttttaaatgaggtctgtgagacgtgTTTGATGACTTTGTACCGTAATTCAGGATGGGtttctctgttttattattttttctccagccgtctggagtttttttgttttttctgtcccccctggccattgaaccttactcttattcgatgttaatgttataattgtgtctttcatttttctattctttaatatgtaaagcactttgagctactgtttgtatgaaaatgtgctatataaataaatgttgttgttgttgtttggaatttcagcacagagaacacgatcttcatcatcagcagttaatcattttttttgcaaagtaaccaataaatgcatgtgaggtaaaccccatttttgaaatcctctgactttcaaatattcttttgtttgcgtcaatgcgatctgtgctatcttttttttgatactgtagtgactgacgtaataaagttctacaatcgccgactgcgtaaccccaaacacagcctCTCTAACCCTTCCTCTCATGGGTCTCGCCTCCCCACCACTTTACCTCTTCTATCAGTCTGCCATGctgcactctgccctccctcgatcggacctaacagtcacttaaaacaaaaaaggcttcagcttggctgggacgctacaatactttcgactgtAACTGCTTTCATactctgtacctttctctgcatttgtatcgcgctcttttctccgcactgctctttcttctttgctgagagcgtgccacgtgactttacatgactgaatgttttgctggccggccgtgctcttatttgataagaagggcatgTCTTGCACGACTCTTATGTTCCACGGCcgtgggacaatctcttggcaccaagtctcatgtttacggtccccgtgagatgctctgtggccagtcttttttgtctcacgGTTCTTTacaatgtcttccgagaacttccgagaagatcacgtatcgttgctttgcttttccattccaggattttttttttatatatagagagatctAAAGAGAAGAACTTACGCAAATGACCACCCATAGTCCCAGCTCTGTGGCCTCCAGTCTTTAGGTCCGAGGCTGACGGTCACTTGGAATACGGTTGTGTACATCATGTGAGCCACCATTCCCAGCAAGCCTGCAAAGAAAGATCACTTAACTGCTGTGAAGTTAATCATTGGGCTTCAGTCCCACCACTGTACACTTCATGATGTTGGAGGGGCTgtcctttctcttttatttcacaCCAACACTCAACAGGTTGATCAAAGTCTCTAAGAAGGTTGGTGTTTCTGCTCAAGACCACCCCCCCGTGTCACAGCTAACCGCTAACCAGAGCCATTTCCCCCTCCAACGGCACACAGACTCACCGGAGAGGACGGTGAAGACGGCAGCAAAGGCGTTGATCTTCAGTCGGTTCATCTTATTCTGGGAGCAGAGCACCTCCAGCCACATCAAAAGGAAGCCGACGGAGAGCAGCGAGATGTAGAGGAATTCCGAAATGACCGAGAGCCAGAGGACCCCTGTGGAAGCAAGGAGATGAATGACCTGAAATGTGAGCTGAGGACCCTAAAGGCGAGCGCTAGTGGGGCATGAGGATCAAAAGGTGGGTCTGACAAGAAACTTGGGGAGACATGAAAAAATCTGCAAAGGCACATAAGATGGAAGATAAACATCTAATCCACTTACCCACCACTCCCTCCATCTGTTATTGAACCCACTTAGTCCCATTCGGGTTCAACAGGGCCAGGGTCTACACCACACCCCCCAAATCCTGTACCCCAGTGAAAAGCTGCACAACCTGAACCAAAACCACAGGAGTCCTGTCCTCCATAAACGAAGTGGCATCCAAGCCAAAGACACTTGTGCAGGGCTGTGCCACCGATGCCATCAATGTTAGAGAAACTTCATTACATTCAAGGCAGTAGAAAGCAGCAGGGGGCATAACAGCCATGGGAGGATCAGCAGTCCGTCACATCCACACTCACAATGGGGTCATTTAGATTGGCCTGTCGTTGGTGGACTGTAGGAGGAACcttcagaggaaacccacatgagCACAAGGATGGCGAGCAAACACCACACTAAAAGCCCCCCACAGCTTGGGAAAACCACCACAATCCAAATACTATGAGATTTCAGTGTTAAAAATCAAATTGAGAGCTCCTTGCCACATTACTCATCGTCCCATTTTCCAAATCAGTTCTTCGTAGTCAGGGATGGAGGAAGCCAAAGGTCATTAGGCATCAGTGGACACAATGTGAGCCTCCACCATTTCAGCATAAACATGTTTTGGAAAAGTTCATTTGTTGAGGAGTCCTTGATGCTCAGCTGAGCTCAAGCACATCACAATGATGAGGTGCGAGGGGCTGACGTGTATGGAGGCAGGAGCAGGTAGCACTTAACACAAGGATCATCAGGAAGAGGAGACCTTCACTTTTCCGCTGTTTTCATCGTGAAGCGACTTTCAAGAAAAGACAGTTGAGGGTGCAGGATCTTCCTGCACTTATTATTCACCCAAATTCTAAACCTgcttctggagcctatcccagaaagcacTGGGCATAAGacaggaacagtccctggacaggACTCCACTCCATCCCCAGATaagcacacacaacacacacgcCGCCAATCTAAcacacgtctttggattgtgggaggaaacgcatgcagacacaggggggcaacatgcaaa
The nucleotide sequence above comes from Polypterus senegalus isolate Bchr_013 chromosome 18, ASM1683550v1, whole genome shotgun sequence. Encoded proteins:
- the si:ch211-149k23.9 gene encoding germ cell-specific gene 1-like protein codes for the protein MLSSMSHRARSLLSLSLTTLALTFSILAFTTSYWCEGTHKVVKPLCLSPIKMKNCATNYSDMLTSLAATGFGQMTLESAENSNKTMIQRLEDIKRQGQLANAVHYIWETGEDKFTFRYFHTGFWLSCERHHDGEKCRSFIELTPASEQGVLWLSVISEFLYISLLSVGFLLMWLEVLCSQNKMNRLKINAFAAVFTVLSGLLGMVAHMMYTTVFQVTVSLGPKDWRPQSWDYGWSFALAWLSFSCCMAAAVLTLNSYTKTALELTHRQRLRIEEGRSSHVPSYDDIVLADVEAGTVALGAVSQSIYSVTALLQHKDTRSDNGKAAAVRHPPLDVKQAPRTWAPQGERPIVFTEVPRVPAVECEDCELEREKENAAEKELLC